The Oncorhynchus nerka isolate Pitt River linkage group LG15, Oner_Uvic_2.0, whole genome shotgun sequence genome contains the following window.
caccaccaccaccacccagtatatagatgctacaccaccaccaccaccaccaccccagtatatagatgatacaccaccaccaccacccagtatatagatgatacaccaccaccaccacccagtatatagatgatacaccaccaccaccacccagtatatagatgctacaccaccaccaccacccagtatatagatgatacacaccaccaccacccagtatatagatgatacaccaccaccaccacccagtatatagatgctacaccaccaccaccacccagtatattAGATGCTACAcaatctgggttagggtttggctggggtaggccgtaattgtaaataagaatttgtccttagctgacttgcctagttaaataaagattaaaataacataaaaaatAACAACTTTTTAACATGTAACCATTTACAGAAATAAATAAAGGAGTCAAACCCATGTTATTGTGAATAATAACAGACTCTCTAGAGACGTttcatgaccaggatgggttaatAAAGGAGTCAAACCCATGTTATTGTGAATAATAACAGACTCTCTAGAGACGTTTCCCAGAACTCAGCTTCACGTCATGTTTAAAGAACGGCCCATTGCTGTGTTGTCGACAATAACACACTGGTTTCTCTTCACTGCTTGatttgggcaggagctcaccagaACTGAGTACCGGCACCTAAAAATGTCCTATCGCTTGAGTTCCTGCACCTCTTATAAAAAAATATTAGTTTGAAAGTATTGTATTGTTCCTGCACCTTAAATATAAAACAGTACAGGagcctatttcagtccaagtcaagatgatacaccaccaccacccagtgtATAACCACGGGTTCTCTTATTGGCCTTATGGTGGTTatagggggtgggggtggggtctTATGGTGGTTataggggggtgggggtggggcctTATGGTGGTTATAGGGGGCCTTATGGTGGTTATAGGGGGTGGGGCCTTATGGTGGTTATAGGGGGTGGGGCCTTATGGTGGTTATAGGGGGGGGTGGGGCCTTATGGTGGTTATAGGGGGTGGGGCCTTATGGTGGTTATAGGGGGTGGGGCCTTATGGTGGTTATAGGGGTGGGGCCTTATGGTGGTTATAGGGGGTGGGGCTTTATTGTGGTtataggggtgggggtggggcatTATGGTGGTTatagggggtgggggtggggcctTATGGTGGTTATAGGGGGTGGGGTGGGGCCTTATGGTGGTtatagggggtggggggggggcctTATGGTGGTTATAGGGGGTTGGGGGTGGGGCCTTATGGTGGTTATAGGGAGTGGGGTGGGGTTGGGGAGTGGGGCCTTATGGTGGTTatagggggtgggggtggggcctTATTGTGGTTATAGGGGGTGGGGCCTTATGGTGGTTATAGGGGGGTGGGGCCTTATGGTGGTTATAGGGGGTTGGGGGTGGGGCCACTAGGGTACCCTCCTGCACCTTTCGGTTGCATGCTCTCATGGGATGTCGAGGGTAGAGAATGAGCAAAGCACTACAGGAAGAGATATTCAGTGATGATTAAAAATGTTGGGGAAAATATAAGAAATGGGAAGCATTTTATCCATAGAGCATTTTATCCATAGAGCATTTTATCCATTAACATTTTGTTGGTTGATGACAATCTGTAGCATTAATAATTCCTAACCACACATAtagttcaacaactgcagagttttTGCCCCTGTTAAGACAGTACTTACCGTCGTTAATCAGATCTCCTGtcgtctcttcttcttcttctttctcctcctcctcctcctcctcctccaatgagacagtaatctccccctcctcctccactccaaaAACGgcattctcctctttctcctccttcagagtaacatcctcctcctctttcactctgaacgcttcttcctcttcttttgCTGAAAcagtcacctccccctcctccttcattCCAAAAACTGCATTCTCCTCCTTCAgagtaacatcctcctcctctttcactctgaacgcttCTTCCTCTTCCTTCACAGTAGCAGTCACCTCCCCCTCCTTCATTCCAAAAACGGCAtagtcttcctcctcttccttcacagTAGCAgtcacctccccctccttccttccaaAAACGGCAtagtcttcctcctcttccttcacagTAACAGTCACCTCCCCCCCATCCTTCTTCATTCCAAAAACGGCATTCTCCATCTCTTCAGTAACATCCTCctcttttactgtaacatcctcttcctctttcactctgaacgagtcttcctctcctttcactgaaacgtctttctcttcttctttcacggtaacagcctcaccctccacttgtttttgtattgtaacatatttctcttcctcctcctctttcaccagagtttctttctccgtccagcagacctcctCATGGGTGGAGTAGCTTAGTGAGTTCATGGTCGGGgatgctaacttgctagctagttagcattagcaACTCGTCTAATACTAGCCCTAACTTAACCAGCTAGCTAGATGACTAACAACGGAATATTTAAACGAAAGGGGTAGTAACTAACTAGACGACAAAAATGAGTTTAAAACACAGCGGCTAATAATCACCGAAAGCGTCTGAAGAGCACCAATGTTTCAGCTTTGTTGCCTAGCAAGATACCGAGGTGGTTGACTTCTTCTTCTTTAGGATTTGGTTGGCGGCGCTCATCCGGGTTTAAGGTGCGTATACCGCCACCTGCTGTACTGGTGTGTGAGGCCATTCACGGCCAACCAACATTCAATTCTCGATTCGGTAACACAAATTGTGTAAAGGAAAGTTTCCCTGACAACTATTaacccattccactatttaaccctaTTTAATCGTACTCCAGGCCAACGGTCTGGGAGGACGGAACACTACCACTCAACACCACCTGGAACTGTTCTGCAAGTAAATCCTCGCAATCCAGAGTACTTCTCTGTCGCAGCCCCCCAACAACCTCCTGTGACCTCCGATCCATTTCTGTAGTACAGTTGACAACCATGGCTATGAATGCTAAAAAAAAGCCCACCTTTACTGAAGCACATATTCTTCCCATCACTCTCCCTTGATCTCTGCCTATTCACTGGGATCCTCTCGGGATCCCTCACCctgtacccatcttcctctaccactctctcatgGTCTCTGCCTATTCACTgggatcctctcaggatccctcaccctgtacccatcttcctctaccactctctcatgGTCTCTGCCTATTCACTGGGATCCTCTAGGGATCCCTCACCctgtacccatcttcctctaccactctctcatgGTCTCTGCATACATTCACTgggatcctctcaggatccctcaccctgtacccatctcctctaccactctctcatgGTCTCTGCCTATTCACTgggatcctctcaggatccctcaccctgtacccatctcccctctaccactctctcatgGTCTCTGCCTATTCACTGGGATCCTCTCGGGATCCCTCACCCTGTaccccatctcctctaccactctctcatgGTCTCTGCCTATTCACTTCCCTCGGGATCCCTCACCctgtacccatcttcctctaccactctctcatgGTCTCTGCCTATTCACTgggatcctctcaggatccctcaccctgtacccatcttcctctaccactctctcatgGTCTCTGCCTATTCACTGGGATCCTCTCAGGGGAATGTACCCTGTACCCATCTTTCTACCACTCTTCACTGCTATTCGAAAACCTCAACACTATTATGTCCTGAGAGGGTGGTAAGCGTGAGCAAGTCCATGCCTTTCTCTCAGAACACCTCCGTTAGGTTGCTGACTTTTaattcttcttctttgggattggctCAAACTCAAAAGGTGTTTTATCGCCACCAACTGATTTGAAATATTAAACTGACTGTAGGCAGGAGGAATGTATATACATATTCATAAACCTTCCACTGCTCGAAAATCTCAAAATCCTATGTGGCGCCTAGAGACGTGGGACACGTGAGAGTCCATGTAGCTCCTCAGATGTTAAGTATTTTAATTCCAGGGAATAGTTCAGGAATCAGAGGACATTTACAGCACAGTAATGATTGGATATTAAATGACTGTAGGCAGGAAAGAGGATGCAGTGGTCATGGAGGCACCTTCCACTGCTCATCTTAAAtcggcatcgcagtgctagatcGTTAACACAGATGTGTCCATGGATATCAGAGGATATCAGAGGGCcaatcaggtagcctgatttcagacttgtccatggaaacaggatgtcagagtgCCATTAGGTATCcggatttcagatgtgtccatggaaacaggatatcagagtgccatcaggtagcctgatttcagatgtgtccatggaaacaggatatcagagtgccatcaggtagcctgatttcagatgtgtccatggaaacaggatatcagagtgccatcaggtagcctgatttcagatgtgtccatggaaacaggatatcagagtgccatcaggtaggtagcctgatttcagatgtgtccatggaaacaggatatcagagtgccatcaggtaggtagcctgatttcagatgtgtccatggaaacaggatatcagagtgccatcaggtaggtagcctgatttcagatgtgtccatggaaacaggatatcAGAGGGCCAATCAGGTAGCcggatttcagatgtgtccatggaaacaggatatcAGAGGGCcaatcaggtagcctgatttcagatgtgtccatggaaacaggatatcagagtgccatcaggtagcctgatttcagatgtgtccatggaaacaggatatcAGCGTGCCATCAGGTGGCCTGACTGAATCAGACTGCTcttgtaaccgatgtgaaatggctagctagttagcggtggtgcgcgctaatagcgtttcaatcggtgacgccaCTCGCTCTGAGGCCTTGAATTAGTGGTTCCCCTTCTGCTATAGCAGTCTCCATCAAAGTGATCATCCCCACACCTGCTATACCAGTCTCCATCAAAGTGATCATCCCCACACATCTCGGCTCCTTCAGTCTATATATAATGACTTTTTTTTCACATGATTTTTTTGGGGGAAAAAAaagatatacatttacaaaataatatttggaagaccctcagtcctctatcaaatcaatttatatagccccggcctaaaaccccaaacagcaagcaagcaggtatagaagcacggtggctaggacaaactccctaggaaggcaaaaacctaggaagaaacctagagaggaaccaggctatgaggggtggccagtcctcttctggctgtgccgggtggagattagaaacctagaggaaccaggctttgaggggtggccagtcctcttctggctgtgccgggtggagattagaaacctagagaggaaccaggctttgaggggtggccagtcctcctctgtctgtgccgggtggagattagaaacctagagaggaaccaggctatgaagggtggccagtcctcttctggctgtgccgggtggagattataaacctagagaggaaccaggctatgaggggtggccagtcctcttctggctgtgccgggtggagattagaaacctagagaggaaccaggctatgaggggtggccagtcctcttctggctgtgccgggtggagattataaacctagagaggaaccaggctatgaggggtggccagtcctcttctggctgtgccgggtggagattagaaacctagagaggaaccaggctatgaggggtggccagtcctcttctggctgtgccgggtggagaacacagtggttgtagagggtgcaacaggaaaGCACCTGTCACAGTGCTGACTTTTGCCTAATACCTGCAGCAAATGCCTCTACCCAGTCTTCTGGCTGGGCAGAGTACTTTAGGATTTTAGTTACTGTGGTGTAACAAGGGCCTAGCCGTGCGGCCCTACCAACCCTTCTATTTCTTCTCAATGGCCCTTCGCGTGAGGTGGGTTTGTTCCTTCGTTCACGTTGTCACTCCCTTATTTCCCGGTCTAGTATGAGGTCTTGGATAGATGAGGACTTTATTACTTTAGGTTTATACTCTTCCTATACTCCCTTACCTTGTGTCTTCTTTTATATATATCAATACCTAATAAACTTATTTTCTGTTAGTTATTATGCTCGTCAGCTAGTAGTCACTGGGAAACTAGTATTGCTATATGTATTTGACTCTCCTAAAAATATATTATTGTCCACACAATGAAATATTCTTTAGTGCAATCACTTTAACCTATAACCAGGGTCACTTTCTGTTCAGTGAGAGTGTCAAAGGCGTTTGCTCTCCAGATCGTTAATCTGGCCTAGTTGTCAAAGTTTCAAAGCTTTTATTAAAATCACTTTATACACATCATGTTTTTTTCAGTtttatacacatcattacaaTTTAATGGTTCTACAGTTTCCTAATacatcaataaatcaatcaatccTTATACTATGCCAAATAATATTGCAAATATAATTCGCTTAAAACACTTCTAAAACTCTTAAACAAAACAAACACCCATATATTTACCTTGAAGCTCTGTTCCCTTGGTCCTTCCACTGGTCTCTATAAGAGTAGTAATATTTTGGCCTCTGCTGTTTATAGTACTGTAATCTTCTAATTTAGTCTGAATTCCCGATGGTTTTTACTGCCTACTGTTTAGATATTGATTCCTTTTTATCGACTCTTGGCTACTACGAGGCTTTACTTATTTCTGGGCTGTTTCAATCTTGCCAAACTGCAATTGTCACTGGCACTCCAAAGATGGAACATTGTTGCTCTACGCCTCGCTCCGTTGAGGGGTGAAGTTCTCTCTGACACAACCTTGTTCTCTTACTCTTTTTAAGTGGTGTGAGCTTCCAATGTACAACACAATTCTTTAAAATATACCAGTCAATAGTTTTGCTCGTGCCTCGATGTCAAAGTAGTCAATACAAAACAAGAGTATAGTAAAAGTAATTTACCTTGTCTGGTTATTCTCTATGATGTCCAAATCATATGGGTTGAGGATCATGTCTAGGCACCGCTCTCTCCTCATTTTATACCTCTTTTAGACACTCAGTTTGGGGGAAGATGTTCGGGAGTAGAATCTATCTCAACAGTGTGCCATTACATTATGTCCTT
Protein-coding sequences here:
- the LOC135559964 gene encoding zinc finger and SCAN domain-containing protein 2-like isoform X2, translating into MNSLSYSTHEEVCWTEKETLVKEEEEEKYVTIQKQVEGEAVTVKEEEKDVSVKGEEDSFRVKEEEDVTVKEEDVTEEMENAVFGMKKDGGEVTVTVKEEEEDYAVFGRKEGEVTATVKEEEEDYAVFGMKEGEVTATVKEEEEAFRVKEEEDVTLKEENAVFGMKEEGEVTVSAKEEEEAFRVKEEEDVTLKEEKEENAVFGVEEEGEITVSLEEEEEEEEKEEEEETTGDLINDGERPVCHSDSSMSPSEEPDPETPKPVRRLDCSQCNKSFKLSWNLKEHERAHTGDKPFHCSQCGKRFPRSQNLKIHQRTHTGEKPFSLLPVWKVFYPVMEPEQT